A part of Halictus rubicundus isolate RS-2024b chromosome 4, iyHalRubi1_principal, whole genome shotgun sequence genomic DNA contains:
- the LOC143353730 gene encoding aromatic-L-amino-acid decarboxylase: MDTKDFIDFGKAAIDFVANYNETIRDRNVLPDVEPGYLSKLLPEDAPQKAETWQQVMEDIDRYIMPGVTHWNSPHFHAFYPAANSYPAIVGEIICSGIHCIGFSWLASPACTELEVITLNWLGKLLGLPKEFLNSDEGPGGGVIQGSASEATLVCLLAAKEQTIRRIKKLHPEWDEHYIISKLVSYTSDQSNSSVEKAGILTSVPMRLLPTDEKCSFRGETLLKAIKEDLEKGLIPFYVVATLGTTGTCAFDNLEELGPICNEHNVWLHVDAAYAGAAFVCPEYRHLMSGVEYVDSFNINPHKWLLVNFDCSTLWVKDSRRLVEALSVDRIYLEHDKQGLAPDYRNWQIPLGRRFRALKLWFVLRLYGVEGLQDHIRRALKLAQIFEQHVKSDDRFEMVTERSLGLICFRLKGDDKLTKELLSRLTAEKKIYVIPATFREKLIVRFVVCSRWSQEDDIMFAWNEITKHATDILRSQIQPLQEESLMSFTKSTAEIATRIERMNLETKSQKIT; the protein is encoded by the exons ATGGACACGAAGGATTTCATTGATTTCGGCAAGGCTGCGATCGATTTTGTAGCAAATTATAATGAGACCATAAGAGATAGGAATGTTCTCCCGGACGTCGAGCCTGGTTATCTCAGTAAATTGTTACCGGAAGATGCACCCCAAAAAGCAGAAACTTGGCAGCAAGTGATGGAAGATATAGACAGATATATTATGCCTGGG GTAACCCATTGGAATTCGCCGCATTTCCATGCGTTTTATCCAGCTGCAAATTCTTATCCGGCGATTGTCGGTGAAATTATCTGCAGTGGAATCCATTGTATCGGATTTTCGTGGCTCGCTTCGCCCGCGTGCACCGAGCTCGAAGTCATCACGTTGAACTGGCTTGGAAAATTATTAGGATTACCGAAGGAGTTCTTGAACAGCGACGAAGGTCCCGGTGGAGGTGTTATACAG gGTTCAGCAAGTGAGGCTACCCTCGTATGTCTGTTAGCAGCGAAGGAACAAACGATACGTCGCATCAAAAAACTTCATCCTGAATGGGACGAACATTATATCATATCTAAACTAGTTTCATACACGTCTG ATCAGTCGAATTCGTCAGTGGAGAAAGCAGGAATATTAACGTCGGTGCCTATGAGACTTTTACCGACCGATGAAAAATGCTCTTTTCGAGGCGAGACATTATTGAAAGCTATTAAAGAGGACTTGGAGAAAGGTCTGATACCGTTCTATGTGGTAGCCACTTTGGGCACCACTGGCACGTGCGCTTTCGATAACCTTGAAGAATTGGGCCCCATATGCAACGAACACAACGTTTGGCTTCACGTGGATGCCGCTTATGCAG GGGCCGCATTTGTTTGTCCTGAATATCGACATTTAATGTCCGGCGTTGAATACGTTGACTCTTTCAATATCAATCCTCATAAGTGGCTGCTTGTAAATTTCGATTGTTCTACGCTTTG GGTGAAGGACTCTAGACGGTTAGTTGAAGCATTAAGCGTAGATAGAATTTATTTAGAGCACGATAAACAAGGATTAGCTCCGGATTATAGA AACTGGCAAATTCCTTTGGGTCGTCGTTTCCGTGCCTTAAAACTGTGGTTCGTCCTGCGACTTTACGGTGTTGAAGGCCTACAGGATCACATAAGACGGGCTCTAAAATTGGCCCAAATATTTGAACAACATGTCAaatccgacgatcgatttgaaATGGTGACCGAGAGATCTCTGGGTTTAATTTGTTTCAGACTAAAG GGTGATGACAAATTGACCAAGGAATTGCTCAGTCGTTTAACAGCGGAGAAGAAAATTTATGTTATACCAGCGACATTTCGCGAAAAATTGATCGTTCGTTTCGTAGTGTGCAGCAGGTGGAGTCAAGAGGACGACATCATGTTTGCGTGGAACGAGATCACGAAACATGCGACGGACATTTTGAGGTCGCAAATTCAGCCCTTGCAGGAAGAATCGCTGATGTCTTTCACGAAATCTACGGCTGAAATTGCAACAAGGATAGAACGCATGAATTTGGAAACGAAGTCACAAAAAATAACGTAG